Proteins encoded together in one Electrophorus electricus isolate fEleEle1 chromosome 9, fEleEle1.pri, whole genome shotgun sequence window:
- the npy2r gene encoding neuropeptide Y receptor type 2, with protein sequence MQSMDTKSQENTTQEDTTASANCCSLADKGNLLDDLEDSTKLVGVQVILILAYSIIILLGVTGNSLVIHVVYKFRNLHTVTNFFIANLAVADLLVNALCLPFTLMYTLCGEWRFGQAMCYLLPFAQGLAVHVSTITLNVIALDRHRSIVHHTETKLSRDACAAVVAATWAASAALASPLAIFREHVTFDVAPGRTIQACAEKWPGSGADGTIYSIAIFLLQYGLPLSVLSFAYARIWSKLRGHTSPGAGGRAADRQRRRRKTTKMLAAMVAVFAICWLPLHAFQLAVDVDSSVLDMRDFKLLYTAFHVVAMCSTFANPILYGWMNRNYRVAFASVFRCAPAESGLKRAYSGGALKEKALTHQSTVSVLTQANTEL encoded by the coding sequence ATGCAAAGTATGGATACAAAAAGTCAAGAGAACACAACCCAAGAGGACACCACAGCCTCGGCAAACTGCTGTTCACTAGCAGATAAGGGCAATTTGCTGGACGATTTGGAGGACAGCACGAAACTCGTTGGGGTTCAAGTGATCCTGATCTTGGCATACAGCATCATCATTCTGTTGGGCGTGACCGGGAACTCGCTGGTTATTCACGTGGTGTACAAGTTCCGCAACTTGCACACAGTCACCAACTTCTTCATCGCGAACCTGGCCGTGGCAGACCTGCTGGTGAATGCACTGTGCCTGCCCTTCACACTCATGTACACGCTGTGTGGTGAGTGGCGCTTTGGCCAGGCCATGTGCTACCTGCTGCCTTTCGCACAGGGCCTGGCCGTGCATGTGTCCACCATCACACTCAACGTGATTGCGCTGGACCGTCACCGCAGCATCGTCCATCACACGGAGACCAAGCTGTCCAGAGACGCGTGTGCCGCCGTGGTTGCAGCCACATGGGCCGCCAGCGCTGCACTGGCCAGCCCGCTGGCCATCTTCCGCGAGCACGTGACCTTTGATGTGGCGCCCGGCCGCACCATTCAGGCGTGTGCCGAGAAGTGGCCCGGCAGTGGTGCTGATGGCACCATCTACAGCATCGCCATCTTCCTGCTGCAGTACGGCCTGCCGCTCTCCGTGCTGTCCTTCGCATATGCCCGCATCTGGAGCAAGCTGCGGGGCCACACCAGCCCCGGAGCTGGTGGACGTGCCGCTGATCGTCAACGGCGACGCCGCAAGACCACGAAGATGCTTGCGGCCATGGTGGCCGTGTTCGCCATCTGCTGGTTGCCCCTGCATGCCTTCCAGCTGGCTGTGGACGTGGACAGCAGTGTCCTGGATATGAGGGACTTTAAGTTGCTCTACACGGCATTCCACGTGGTGGCCATGTGTTCCACCTTCGCCAACCCCATCCTCTACGGCTGGATGAACAGGAACTACAGGGTGGCCTTCGCCTCCGTCTTCCGGTGCGCCCCAGCAGAGAGCGGCCTGAAGAGAGCCTACAGTGGGGGTGCACTGAAGGAAAAGGCCCTCACGCACCAGAGTACAGTCAGCGTCTTAACACAGGCTAACACAGAACTCTGA